CCCCTGTCATCAGAGAGCTTGGTTACTTAAGCACACAGCCATAGGCTAAGCCAGCGTGCGGGCGTGTTAATTCGGTCTATAGTTGTGTTAATTCCGTCTATAGTTCACTTATTTCAGCGTAATCGTGAACGAAACGGACTTCTCGCCCGCGCCCACGCTCACTGTAGTCTCATCTACCTTCTCAGCACCTTCCACGGAGGCAATAGCGCCAAGATCCTTCACCGCCAGAGTGAATGCTTTGCCGCTGCCTTCGGCAGTTACTTTTACAGTGCTGCCGCTGCGTACAGCCTTCACCTTCAGCTCAGGAACACCATTCAGATCACGGACCGTAGCTGATGCAGACTTGCCATCCTCCAGAGCGTACAGTCCGAACTTCACACCATCGGCAAAATCATAATCCGGGCGGCTGTCCTCACTGCCGAGCGCTAGCAGGGAATTCTGACGGACGAACAGCGGCAGGCTGAAGAAGTCATGCTTCTCCTTGCGCCATGATCCGCCCTGTACGGTCTCGCCGTTCAACAGGTGTGTCCAGCGGCCGGCCGGCAGGTAATACTTCACTTCGCCGTTCTCCTGGAAGATCGGAGCGACCAGCAGGGAATCGCCCAGCATGTACTGGCGGTCCAGCACCTCACACGTCGGATCTTCCGGGAATTCCATTACCATCGCACGCATCGAGGCCCAGCCCTGCTCATGTGCCTGTCCGGCTACATCATACAGGTAAGGCATCAGGCTGCACTTCAGCTTAGTGAAGAAGCGGGTAACGTCCACAGCTTCGTCGTCGTACGCCCAAGGCACACGATACGAGGTGCTGCCGTGCAGGCGGCTGTGGCTGGAGAGCAGGCCGAAGGCCAGCCAGCGCTTGAAGACATGCGCCGGAGCGGTGTTCTCGAACCCGCCGATGTCATGGCTCCAGAAGCCGAAGCCGGACAAGCCGAGCGACAGGCCGCCGCGCAGGCTCTCTGCCATCGATTCATAGTCAGCGTAGCAGTCACCGCCCCAGTGAACCGGGAACTGCTGCCCGCCGGCTGTGGCGGAGCGTGCGAAGACAGCTGCTTCATTTTTGCCGAGCTTCTCTTCGAGCACTTCAAAGACAACCTTGTTATACAACTGGGTATAGTAGTTATGCATCTTGTACGGATCGGAGCCGTCGAAATAGACCACATCCGTCGGAATCCGTTCGCCGAAGTCTGTCTTGAAGCTGTCTACGCCCATGTCCACCAGGTCACGCAGGTATCCGGCATACCATTCACAAGCCGCAGGGTTCGTGAAGTCGACCAGGCCCATGCCCGCTTGCCAGAGGTCGGTCTGGTAGACGTCGCCGTTGGCTTTTTTGAGCAGATAACCGTTCTTGCGGCCTTCTTCAAACAGCGGGGAGCGCTGTCCGATATAGGAGTTGATCCAGACGCAGATCTTCAGTCCCTTGTCGTGCAGGCGCTTCAGCATGCCCACCGGGTCAGGGAACACACGGGAATCCCACTGGAAATCCGTCCATTGATATTCGCGCATCCAGAAGCAGTCGAAGTGGAATACATGCAGCGGCAGATCTCGCTCCGCCATCCCTTCCACGAAGGAGTTCACCGTAGCTTCATCGTAGTCTGTAGTGAACGAAGTCGTCAGCCACAGGCCGAAGGTCCAGGCTGGGGGCAGCGCAGGTTTGCCGGTCAGGGAGGTGTATTTCGTGATGACCTCTTTAATCGTCGGCCCTTCAATCACGAAGTATTCCAGGCTCTCGCCCGCTACGCTGAACTGGGCCTTCTTCACCTTCTCAGACGCAATCTCATACGATACAAGCTCCGGCTGGTTCACGAATACACCGTATCCCTTGCTCGTCACATAGAACGGAATATTCTTGTACGCCTGCTCAGAGCTTGTACCGCCGTCTTTGTTCCACAGATCGACCACCTGGCCGTTTTTGACAAAAGCCGTAAAGCGCTCGCCCAGACCATACACGAATTCTCCAACGCCCAGATCCAGCTCCTCACGCATGAAGGTGTTGCCGTCCTGATCCGTGATGTAGGCCATCGATTTGTAACCGCTGCCGGTAATGCGCTCATCGCCGCGGTAGAAGTCCACGGACCAGTGTGTGCCCTTGTTGATGACCACGCGAAGTCCGCCGCTGATCAGCACCGTCTGCGCCTCTGTCTCCTCGATTTCCACGTGATCGCCGGTTCCCTCAGTCAGCTCAAACGAAGGTCCGCGTGGAATAACGCCGTCGTTATGAATAATTTTGACGCCCACCACGCCTGGAAGCGGGGAATGGAATTTCACCGTCAGCAGTGTGGAGTTGAGTGTCGCCGAACGTCCCGTGATGGGAGTTGTCTGCGTGATGGCGGTCAGGCCTTCCTCGGTTTTTTCTACTACATAGTTCTGCACTGCACCATTGATTGTAATTCCGTCACGAACCAGCCATAAGCCGTCTGTAAATTTCATATGTGCACTTGCCACCCTTCGATTTGGTGTATATAGTTGCATTATACCGATAATAAAATCTCAAAACTAATAATATATAGCTCATTTATAACACTATTTTGACGTCATCAGATAAGGAGGCCCCTAATGGACCGTACCTCGCAGCGCTTGCTCAAAGAAGACCGCGAACACGGGGATGTCATGTTCCCCCTGGCTGCCTACTGGATCGACCTCCCGGCCGGAGCGCATGTCCTGGACACCCACTGGCATGAGGAAGCCGAGTTCTTCCTGCTGCTGGAAGGCGAGATTCTGTTTCAGGTGGACACCGACTATTTCACGCTTCGCCCCGGTGAGGCAGTGTTCATTGAATCCGGGGATATCCACGCCGCTCACGCGCTTACGGAGACCCCCTGCCGCTTCTGCGCCCTTGTCTTCCACCCCGACCTGCTGGCCAGCGCCCAATTTGATACCATCCAGCAGAGCGTCATTCTGCCGCTTCAGGAGAAACGCCAGAGCTTTCCGCGCCACCTCACCCCTTCTGTTCCCTGGCAGGCGGAGCTGCTGCTGCATCTGAACCGCTTGATGAACGCGTATGATCAACAAATGCCCGGATTCGAAGCTTTTATGAAAGGAACCCTGCTGATTATGCTCTCACAGATTACGCAGCCGGGGCGCTTCGTCAACCACAGCCAGTCCGAAGGCGCGGAGCCCACGAAGATTGACCGCCTGAAACGGGTGATTCTTTATATCCAGGACAACTACCAGGAGCCGATCCGTACCCGTGACCTGTCGGGGCTGATTCCGATGAGCGAAGGGCAATTCTGCCGTTTTTTCAAAAGCATGACCCGCAAGACACCTGTCGATTACATCAACTCCTACCGGGTCCGCCAGGCCGCAGCCCTGCTGAAGCAGGGGGACCGCAAAATCTCCGATATTGCCATGGATGTCGGCTTCGACAACGTCAGCTACTTCATCAAAGTGTTCCGCAAAGTTATGAACTGCTCGCCTTCGGAATTCCGCAAGGACGCCAGTCCCTTCGCCGGGCAGAATCAGCTATATCCGTAGGCTGAACCCCGCTCCCAATCTTTTTCCTGCTTACGGTTGCCCGGATACGTTTAAGTTAGTGTATGGATGACCACGGCACCTGCCGCTTCGGCGGTAGCCTAATGGCTCATTCCGGTGGACATGCCGTTCCCCGCTAATCTACTTACAGGAGGCAGATATTCATGAATCAACATGTTACCTTGCCAATTGAGGTACAGGACTTCTACAATGCAGTGAACCAATACCAGCCCGACGCTCTGATCGAATTGTTCGCTCCCGGCGCTACCGTGAAGGATAACGGGAAGTCGGCCGAAGGCACAGAAGCCATTGCGGCTTGGGGAGAATCCGAGCTATTCTCTGCTAAGGTCCGCTTTACTATTATGGAAATTGAAGAAATCCAGGGCCGCATTGCGGTGACCGCTGAGATGGAGGGTGAGTTCAATAAGAACCGTGTCCCCGCCCCGCAGCAGTTCACTCATGAATTCAAGGTACAAGGCGGTAAAATCAGCGAGCTGATCATCACGCTTAAATAGGCCTATAGTGTTCTTCCCTAACAAAACAGGCTGTCCCGTAAGTCAGAAATGACTAGGGACAGCCTCTTTTGTTCAACCTGCCTTACGAACCACAATGAAGCAAGTGCTATCTGGCAGCGGCACAGGCTCTCCGCTCTCACCCATAATCTTAACCCTGTTCTCCAGTGCCTCCGTATATCCCTCCTGCAAATAATGACGGAGGACCTCTATCTTCGCCCGGTCCCCAAGCGTCTGCTGAATGAATGCGGAGTACTGCGAGGGTGTGAAATAACCGAACTGCTCCTGAACCTCATGAATGTAAGCTTCCTCCCCCCAGGTGTAGGTATAGAGGAATTCCATCGCATCATTTACCGGCATCAGAACCTCCTGTTCGCCAAGCTGTTCATAACGGATATTCCGTCCGGCAAAATCCTTCGCATACCGTTCCAGCCACGCCATGCCGTCCGTCTCCAGAAACCGTACGCGGCGCTGCTGCTCCTCAGGCTCGCTCATAATACCGTCACGGATAATAATCGTCCCGCCATCTGCCAGTACATCGAAGGCGCTGGTCAGCGCTGCCGCCACCGTGCCGTGATTGAACTTCCGGCCGTCAAACGGCACATAGGAATACAGCTCATGCAGAATCGATGAGAAAATCACCGTGTCCACCGTGCCCGGCTCCACATAATCCTTCAGGTTCAGGGCATCGCCCTGGAGCACCTCCCAGCGGCGGCCCTCCCGCTGCTTGCGCTGCCGCAGCGCTTCAATCACATTGCTTGAGATATCAATCCCCACCGGCACGGCCTCCGGCATCCGCTCCTCAATCAGATCGAGCAGCACCCCGCCGCCGGGTCCGATGTCCAGCACCTTCCGTCCGGTAACGTAGTCCAGAATCACTGCCTTATAGTCAGCCGTATCATTCATCTGGCTTAAATACGTGTCCTCGTTGTGGAAGCGGTCGAAGGCGTCCCGCCGCAGATCGAACAGGTCGAACAGCAGCAGGACCGCCCGCTCATACAGCGCCGACTTCTCGGCCTCTATGCAGAACTCAATCAGCTTCTCCGCTGCCGCTGAGAACTCAAAATGGAAGAATAGCGTATCCGGCAGATGTTCCTTGCCCAGCAGCCGGTGCGTAAGATGCGGGTTGCTGCCGGAAGGCTTCACGCCGCTGTAGATCTCCTCCCAGCCCAGCTCCGAGAGATATTTCTCAATAATCCGTTTTTTATAGACATTGATCTTCTTGCTGCCCTTGTAGTCATAATGAATACTGTTCATGACCGCCTCGAAGCTCAGATGGCTTAGCTGAAGCGGGCCGCTGCCGGCCACCAGACTCATGACCTTCAGGAACTGCTCCAGCGAGAAGGTCTGGAGTGCCGACTCCACATACCAGAAGGTGGCAGGCTGCAGCGGATCCAGCGCAGCAGGGAGGAAGCCCTCCTGTACCAGCCTGTCCCACTCCGCCTCATAATCCTCCCCCTGGGCAATGGACCCGGCGCGCATTCTCCGCAGACGCTCCTTCATCGGGACCTCAGGCTGCAGATTTCCTGAAGCAATAACAGCAATCAGCTCCATGACCTGCAGGCGGACCTCCTGCCACAGCTCCGGGGATACCGCAGCAATGATGCAGTGATTCAGCGCGAACAGAAGCCGCTCCAGCTCTTCTGCGCCCAGCAGTCCCTGCTCCACCAGTGCGGACAACGGAAGATTGACGGAAGGCGGAACCTCGCCGCGGATTTGCTGTCCAATCAGCCCGTGAGTCTCAATCAGCGTATGTATCACCCGTCTCTTCTCCGCAGAGCCTGCCTCGTCCCGCTTCAACCCTTCCGCATACCGCCGGTATAACTCCGCGGAGCCGATATTATGAACGAAAATATTAATGCCCTCTTCCTGCCAGCTCCGGCGCTGACGGAGAGTCCCCCCCTTGGCCGTCTCCGACCAGATCAGCGTCTCCTCGGCCAGCTCCTTGATCCAGTACGACAGCGGCAGACTGTCCAGCACCCGCAGGCTCCGCTCCACATAATCCAGCACCGGATTCTGCTGCGCAAGCGACTGCAGCGATTCTACCCGCTCCAGGTTCACAATCGTCTGCTCCGCCTGCACGATGGACTCCAGCCATGGATAGCCTTCTCCGGCAGGCCACCCTCCTTCACGATACGCCTCTATAGCCCGTAATGATTTCAGCATTTGCATGCCTCCCTATGTAATAGCAATCTATATACAATAGCCCATGTACTTCAGGTTTGAATCAGAAGCTCTGACGAATTGAACAAACCGCAAGCTTCTGGATAGAAGCTTGCGGCTGCGGAGAGCTCTTGTTCAATTGTATCAGATTTATGGCCGGGAATCAGATCCACTCATTTCACGCCTGCCATGAATTCTCTGTAATACTTGCCAATCTCTTTGGACAGCGTATGGTGCAGATAATGACCGCCTTCGAGCGGCACCAGCTTACCGTACACGGAATCCTTCACCTGTTCTTCATGCAGCTGCATCCAGCCCTCAACATCGGTATTATTCGACTGTACGAAGAGCAGCAGCGGAAGCTCTTTGGGGAAGGTCAGCGCCTGGGCTGCTGTGAAATTCTCCTTGAAATGGTCGATCTCATTCATGACAGTGTCATTGTTTAAATTCTTTGTGGCGATCATTTTCATCTGCTGCTTGGTATGCTCGTCGAACGGAAGCCCGGCATACGGGTCGGGGCCTATCTTTTGGAGCAATCGCATGATGCCGGATTTGTCGAGGAACTTCAGCGTCCCCACCGGTATTTTATCGTCCAAGCCCCCTTGGTTCGGCACACTGCTGTCGATTCCTACAAAAGCCTGCACTTCATCCTTATACTTGTTCACATAATCCAGCCCGTAGATTCCGGCGATGGAATGTCCCATAAGCGTGTAACGCTTGATTCCAAGCTGCTGCAATGCTTCATGAATCTCACTGACGATATTGTCCGAGGTCCGTTCCTTATCTGTCCGGTCACTTAAGCCATAGCCGAACGGCTCCACCACGACTACTTTGTAATTAGGGGACAGCTCGTCTACCAGCGGTTTGAAGTCAAGTGCAGGCGCCCCGGTGCCATACCCCGTCAGCAGCACCACGGTCTCCTCACCCGATCCCTGGATGAGTACATTCATCTTCTTGCCGTCTACAGGCACCAACTGGCCATAGGGTTCAATCTTCTTGAGCTCCGATTTGCTGCTGATGATATTGACCACAAATACTACGGCAAAAAACAATACAATCACAATCAGCAATACCGCTATAGACTTAAGCAGGATTCTGAGTCCTTTTTTCATTATACAATCACCTGTCCTTATGAATCGAATGTGTTGCTTGAATCAACTGCTAAGGATAGCTTATACAATGAAAATGTACTCCCCGTGACGGTAGTATGAACGGAGGATGAACGGAAGAAATAATCTAATTCGCCGGTGTGTTCAGCGGCAGCGTTACAATGAAGCATGTGCCTGCGCCGAGCTCACTCTCGACCCGGATATCCCCTTGATGAAGCAGGACGATCTGCTTCACGATCGCCAGCCCCATCCCGCTGCCGTTATACTTGTTGCTGTGGGAGCGGTCCGCCTTGAAGAAGCGTTCGAAGATCCGCTTCTGGTCCTCGGGGGCGATCCCGATGCCGGTGTCGGATACACGAACGGTCACATTTTTATTATCTTGATCCGTATGGACACTGATTACTCCCCCATCCCCGGAGAACTTAATGCTGTTCCCCAACAGGTTCGTCCATACCTGGTTCAACAGGTCGTAATCCGCCGTCAGCACGGCAGGCGTCAGCTGAAGATCGAAGGTGATGCGGCGGGCCGACCATTGCGGCTGAAGGGCAACAATCACGCGCCGGATCTGTTCATCCAGGCTGAAGGTCGTGAACCGAAGCTGCTGGGACTGCGATTCAAGCAGACTCAGCTTCAGCAGACTGTCGCTCATCTTGGACATGCGCTCGGCTTCCCCGATGATGATATCGAGATAGCGGTTCCGTTCGCTCTCCGGGATATCCATCTGCTTCAGCGCCAGGGCATAGCCGGAGATGGAGGTCAGCGGCGACTGCACCTCATGGGATACATTCGACACGAAGTCACGACGCATCTGCTCCAGCTGCTGCAGATCATGCGTCATCTCCTCGAAGCTGCGCGCGAGAGTACCAAGCTCTCCGTTCTGCTTGATGTTCAGCTTCACGTTGAAGTCCCCGGCCGCGATCCTGCGCGTCGCGTTGGTCAGCTTCTTAATCGGGCGGACCAGGAACATCGCGGCCACCAGAATCACAAGGCTCCCGGATACCAGCGAATAGAGCGCAAAATTCAGCAGCCATTTCACCACAAATTCGGTAGACGGGGGACCGACAGGCTCTACAAACAATGCTTCTGTGCCCGTCTCCGTAGTTAATTGCAGTCCCAGGAGGCTGACCGAGATGCCCGACGGATTAACCTTAACGATGCCGCCAGCCAGCACCTGCTCCACTTGCCCCCTAGTTACGGTCTCCAGCTTAAGGCCGTCAGGCCCGCCATAAGACCGGACCCCGCCGTTCTCATCATAAATCCGCACATGGTAGGTCTCAAGCTGCTTCAGGCCCGATACCAGCTTGTCGGCTTCATTCAGCGGGAAGGTATCATAGATCTGTACGACATCTTGTGCGAAGCGCAGCATGAGCACCTGCAGATTCTCGTTCAATTCATCTTTGTATATCCAGATCGACAGATTGAAGGAGATCACCGTCCCCCCGATGACGGAGACCAGAAAGGTCAGGACCACACGGGTATATAAGGACTTGATCATTCAGTAACCTCAAGCCGGTAGCCCAGCCCCCGTACAGTCTCGATCCGAAAATCCGGCGAAGCCGCAAACCGTTCACGCAGGCGCTTGATATGTACATCTATCGTCCGGTCATCTCCTGAGTAATCAATACCCCAGATCTGGTCGATCAGTTGCTCGCGGGTGTAGACCTGCCCTGGTGTTCCAGCCAGCTTATACAGCAGCTCGAACTCCTTCAGCGGCAGGGACAACGTTTCAGCCCCGTTCATCACCTTGTAGGTCTGCCGGTCCAGCGTTACCTCTCCGATACGGATCGTATGCGACTTGCCGATTCCCGAGCGCTTCAGCAAGGCTCTGACCCGGACCGTCAGCTCCAGCGGATCAAAGGGCTTGGTCAGATAATCATCGGTTCCCAGCTCGAATCCCTTCACCTTCTCCCAGGTTTCCCCCTTTGCCGTCAGCATTAACAGCGGCAGCTCCGGGTCTGCTCTGCGAAGCTCCTTGCATAGCGCCCAGCCGTCCATCACCGGCATCATAATATCCAGGATGACCAGATCTAC
The sequence above is a segment of the Paenibacillus sp. FSL R7-0204 genome. Coding sequences within it:
- a CDS encoding helix-turn-helix transcriptional regulator — translated: MDRTSQRLLKEDREHGDVMFPLAAYWIDLPAGAHVLDTHWHEEAEFFLLLEGEILFQVDTDYFTLRPGEAVFIESGDIHAAHALTETPCRFCALVFHPDLLASAQFDTIQQSVILPLQEKRQSFPRHLTPSVPWQAELLLHLNRLMNAYDQQMPGFEAFMKGTLLIMLSQITQPGRFVNHSQSEGAEPTKIDRLKRVILYIQDNYQEPIRTRDLSGLIPMSEGQFCRFFKSMTRKTPVDYINSYRVRQAAALLKQGDRKISDIAMDVGFDNVSYFIKVFRKVMNCSPSEFRKDASPFAGQNQLYP
- a CDS encoding class I SAM-dependent methyltransferase; amino-acid sequence: MLKSLRAIEAYREGGWPAGEGYPWLESIVQAEQTIVNLERVESLQSLAQQNPVLDYVERSLRVLDSLPLSYWIKELAEETLIWSETAKGGTLRQRRSWQEEGINIFVHNIGSAELYRRYAEGLKRDEAGSAEKRRVIHTLIETHGLIGQQIRGEVPPSVNLPLSALVEQGLLGAEELERLLFALNHCIIAAVSPELWQEVRLQVMELIAVIASGNLQPEVPMKERLRRMRAGSIAQGEDYEAEWDRLVQEGFLPAALDPLQPATFWYVESALQTFSLEQFLKVMSLVAGSGPLQLSHLSFEAVMNSIHYDYKGSKKINVYKKRIIEKYLSELGWEEIYSGVKPSGSNPHLTHRLLGKEHLPDTLFFHFEFSAAAEKLIEFCIEAEKSALYERAVLLLFDLFDLRRDAFDRFHNEDTYLSQMNDTADYKAVILDYVTGRKVLDIGPGGGVLLDLIEERMPEAVPVGIDISSNVIEALRQRKQREGRRWEVLQGDALNLKDYVEPGTVDTVIFSSILHELYSYVPFDGRKFNHGTVAAALTSAFDVLADGGTIIIRDGIMSEPEEQQRRVRFLETDGMAWLERYAKDFAGRNIRYEQLGEQEVLMPVNDAMEFLYTYTWGEEAYIHEVQEQFGYFTPSQYSAFIQQTLGDRAKIEVLRHYLQEGYTEALENRVKIMGESGEPVPLPDSTCFIVVRKAG
- a CDS encoding alpha/beta fold hydrolase → MKKGLRILLKSIAVLLIVIVLFFAVVFVVNIISSKSELKKIEPYGQLVPVDGKKMNVLIQGSGEETVVLLTGYGTGAPALDFKPLVDELSPNYKVVVVEPFGYGLSDRTDKERTSDNIVSEIHEALQQLGIKRYTLMGHSIAGIYGLDYVNKYKDEVQAFVGIDSSVPNQGGLDDKIPVGTLKFLDKSGIMRLLQKIGPDPYAGLPFDEHTKQQMKMIATKNLNNDTVMNEIDHFKENFTAAQALTFPKELPLLLFVQSNNTDVEGWMQLHEEQVKDSVYGKLVPLEGGHYLHHTLSKEIGKYYREFMAGVK
- a CDS encoding nuclear transport factor 2 family protein; translated protein: MNQHVTLPIEVQDFYNAVNQYQPDALIELFAPGATVKDNGKSAEGTEAIAAWGESELFSAKVRFTIMEIEEIQGRIAVTAEMEGEFNKNRVPAPQQFTHEFKVQGGKISELIITLK
- a CDS encoding response regulator transcription factor, with translation MPIILVADDDANIRELVCLFLRNDGFDTAEAADGQEALAVYARTQVDLVILDIMMPVMDGWALCKELRRADPELPLLMLTAKGETWEKVKGFELGTDDYLTKPFDPLELTVRVRALLKRSGIGKSHTIRIGEVTLDRQTYKVMNGAETLSLPLKEFELLYKLAGTPGQVYTREQLIDQIWGIDYSGDDRTIDVHIKRLRERFAASPDFRIETVRGLGYRLEVTE
- a CDS encoding sensor histidine kinase, whose translation is MIKSLYTRVVLTFLVSVIGGTVISFNLSIWIYKDELNENLQVLMLRFAQDVVQIYDTFPLNEADKLVSGLKQLETYHVRIYDENGGVRSYGGPDGLKLETVTRGQVEQVLAGGIVKVNPSGISVSLLGLQLTTETGTEALFVEPVGPPSTEFVVKWLLNFALYSLVSGSLVILVAAMFLVRPIKKLTNATRRIAAGDFNVKLNIKQNGELGTLARSFEEMTHDLQQLEQMRRDFVSNVSHEVQSPLTSISGYALALKQMDIPESERNRYLDIIIGEAERMSKMSDSLLKLSLLESQSQQLRFTTFSLDEQIRRVIVALQPQWSARRITFDLQLTPAVLTADYDLLNQVWTNLLGNSIKFSGDGGVISVHTDQDNKNVTVRVSDTGIGIAPEDQKRIFERFFKADRSHSNKYNGSGMGLAIVKQIVLLHQGDIRVESELGAGTCFIVTLPLNTPAN
- the yicI gene encoding alpha-xylosidase, producing the protein MKFTDGLWLVRDGITINGAVQNYVVEKTEEGLTAITQTTPITGRSATLNSTLLTVKFHSPLPGVVGVKIIHNDGVIPRGPSFELTEGTGDHVEIEETEAQTVLISGGLRVVINKGTHWSVDFYRGDERITGSGYKSMAYITDQDGNTFMREELDLGVGEFVYGLGERFTAFVKNGQVVDLWNKDGGTSSEQAYKNIPFYVTSKGYGVFVNQPELVSYEIASEKVKKAQFSVAGESLEYFVIEGPTIKEVITKYTSLTGKPALPPAWTFGLWLTTSFTTDYDEATVNSFVEGMAERDLPLHVFHFDCFWMREYQWTDFQWDSRVFPDPVGMLKRLHDKGLKICVWINSYIGQRSPLFEEGRKNGYLLKKANGDVYQTDLWQAGMGLVDFTNPAACEWYAGYLRDLVDMGVDSFKTDFGERIPTDVVYFDGSDPYKMHNYYTQLYNKVVFEVLEEKLGKNEAAVFARSATAGGQQFPVHWGGDCYADYESMAESLRGGLSLGLSGFGFWSHDIGGFENTAPAHVFKRWLAFGLLSSHSRLHGSTSYRVPWAYDDEAVDVTRFFTKLKCSLMPYLYDVAGQAHEQGWASMRAMVMEFPEDPTCEVLDRQYMLGDSLLVAPIFQENGEVKYYLPAGRWTHLLNGETVQGGSWRKEKHDFFSLPLFVRQNSLLALGSEDSRPDYDFADGVKFGLYALEDGKSASATVRDLNGVPELKVKAVRSGSTVKVTAEGSGKAFTLAVKDLGAIASVEGAEKVDETTVSVGAGEKSVSFTITLK